One genomic window of Thermodesulfobacteriota bacterium includes the following:
- a CDS encoding MarR family transcriptional regulator, whose product MTLPRLHKNMVAGLGLLIMALAMALVLTVIGSRLHISSTGASGCLCEAQGEPCVCSHMLANLPPEIIFGYALIAGMLLLAGYLVRSEIRSGQGPAAGEPRPVAETADGFLPSHPPAADAGAAPAARPAAKASDQPTLDEERLLAMVTAHGGAILQGELVAESGLHKVKVTRLLHRLEERGLLVRQRRGLTNLVLASPEPATPPSPDPAALPDSTTAPQG is encoded by the coding sequence ATGACCCTGCCACGGCTCCACAAGAACATGGTTGCCGGCCTGGGCCTTCTGATCATGGCCCTGGCCATGGCTCTGGTCTTGACGGTGATCGGCAGCCGGCTGCACATCAGCTCCACCGGGGCCTCCGGCTGCCTGTGCGAGGCCCAGGGGGAGCCCTGTGTCTGCTCGCACATGCTGGCGAATCTGCCGCCGGAGATCATCTTCGGCTATGCGCTCATAGCCGGCATGCTCCTTTTGGCCGGCTATCTGGTCCGCAGCGAGATTCGGTCCGGCCAGGGGCCTGCTGCCGGGGAGCCGCGGCCCGTGGCCGAGACAGCGGACGGCTTCTTGCCCTCCCACCCGCCCGCCGCGGATGCCGGTGCAGCCCCTGCCGCCCGGCCAGCAGCCAAGGCTTCGGACCAGCCGACTCTGGACGAGGAGCGCCTGCTCGCCATGGTCACCGCCCACGGCGGGGCCATCCTGCAAGGGGAGCTCGTGGCCGAGTCCGGCCTGCACAAGGTCAAGGTCACTCGGCTCCTCCATCGCTTGGAGGAGCGCGGCCTTCTGGTCCGCCAGCGCCGGGGCCTCACCAACCTGGTGCTCGCCTCGCCCGAGCCCGCCACCCCCCCCTCCCCCGATCCTGCCGCCCTGCCGGACTCCACCACCGCGCCCCAAGGCTGA
- a CDS encoding general secretion pathway protein GspB → MSYILEALKKSDQERRRGQVPDLRTVQGSLSTPAPQRSRWVLVAAGLVLLFGGNVLVVWWLRPWAIVEPAAEGVSTGPPVAMEPPRLAATSPLYTPAPAAGRTVPDKSLATPPVEPAAPLAFISEPVVAAPLAAAEPIFHPVGPAGPEGGAAPAAEPPAVVDATAPGPTIQSFPDEEVLAAQEADTGIADDTFMPEPADAMEEEEEEEGLWAAAGDGAGAGALEAPIAPPAPASAARTPPAAAGAAHDGGGPAAAGAEVEPMDIRQLPLSVRHELPDIAIALHRYSRDAASRLVSINGRVLRPGDQVREGLLLEAITPSGVVLSFQGYRFHKRVL, encoded by the coding sequence ATGTCGTACATTCTGGAGGCCCTCAAGAAGTCGGACCAGGAGAGACGGCGCGGACAGGTGCCCGACCTGCGCACGGTCCAGGGATCCCTGTCGACGCCGGCCCCGCAGCGCTCCCGATGGGTGCTGGTCGCCGCAGGCCTTGTTCTGCTCTTTGGGGGCAACGTCCTGGTCGTCTGGTGGCTCCGGCCGTGGGCAATCGTCGAGCCGGCGGCCGAGGGCGTCAGCACGGGACCGCCGGTCGCGATGGAACCGCCCCGGTTGGCGGCGACTTCGCCACTGTACACGCCGGCGCCGGCAGCCGGACGGACGGTGCCCGACAAGTCGCTGGCCACCCCGCCGGTTGAGCCCGCTGCGCCCTTGGCCTTCATTTCTGAACCGGTCGTCGCTGCCCCGCTGGCTGCAGCCGAGCCGATCTTCCATCCTGTGGGGCCTGCCGGTCCGGAGGGAGGGGCTGCCCCGGCCGCGGAGCCGCCAGCGGTGGTCGACGCCACGGCCCCTGGCCCGACAATCCAATCCTTCCCTGACGAGGAGGTCCTTGCCGCCCAGGAAGCGGATACCGGGATCGCCGACGACACCTTCATGCCAGAGCCCGCGGACGCGATGGAGGAGGAGGAGGAGGAGGAAGGCCTCTGGGCCGCTGCCGGGGATGGTGCCGGGGCCGGCGCGCTCGAGGCGCCGATCGCCCCACCGGCCCCTGCAAGCGCGGCCAGAACGCCGCCCGCCGCCGCCGGCGCCGCCCACGACGGGGGGGGGCCGGCGGCTGCCGGGGCGGAGGTCGAGCCCATGGACATCCGGCAGCTCCCCCTGTCGGTCCGCCACGAGTTGCCGGACATCGCCATTGCCCTGCACCGGTATTCCCGGGACGCGGCCAGCCGGCTGGTCAGCATCAACGGCCGGGTGCTGCGCCCGGGCGACCAGGTGCGAGAAGGCCTGCTTCTGGAGGCCATCACCCCCAGCGGCGTGGTCCTGAGCTTCCAAGGCTACCGCTTCCACAAGCGAGTGCTCTGA
- a CDS encoding AAA family ATPase → MYAEFFHLKEPPFSITPDPRFLYMSERHREAFAHLLYGVENQGGFVLLTGEVGTGKTTVCRCLLEQLPPGTEVALILNPRVSAHELLASICDELRISYPRETTSVKVLVDALNSFLLAAHAQQRTVALVIDEAQNLTPEVLEQVRLLTNLETPTHKLLQIIMLGQPELLEILSQPGLRQLAQRITARYHLGPLSREETAAYVRHRLAVAGTQQQLFPARVLAGLHILSGGTPRVINALCDRALLGAYAQGKPVVEGRILQQAAREVLGRPARPRRARPAFLAAGTAAAVLALAVAGWRLQAVPDLAARLVDPAPDLAAVATTLTSPPAVASPEEAPGTGQSAAGAAEVPPAESTDLAWTGDETAALGLDQAFAALFSLWGLDYDPKGPAPCRQAEALGLACLVRQGRLSDLAQLDRPAVLWLIGDDGAPLFTTLAVLDGEEARVSFGGAWQALPSQDLLRRWSGSYTVLWQPPPDYQDSIRPGHQGTDVAWLDRRLAQLFQRPPRSGQIQTYDEELAAQVRRFQEQQGLVADGIAGVQTIIRLEGALSGQGPFLRPRRE, encoded by the coding sequence ATGTATGCAGAATTCTTCCACCTGAAGGAACCGCCCTTCTCCATCACCCCAGACCCCCGCTTCTTGTACATGAGCGAGCGGCACCGGGAGGCCTTCGCCCATCTGCTCTACGGGGTGGAGAATCAGGGCGGCTTCGTCCTGCTCACCGGCGAGGTGGGCACCGGCAAGACCACCGTCTGCCGCTGCCTGCTGGAACAGCTGCCGCCGGGCACCGAGGTGGCCCTGATCCTCAACCCCCGGGTCAGCGCCCACGAGCTTCTGGCCAGCATCTGCGACGAGCTGCGGATCTCCTATCCCAGGGAGACCACCAGTGTCAAGGTGCTGGTGGATGCCCTCAACAGCTTTCTCTTGGCGGCTCATGCCCAGCAGCGCACGGTGGCGCTGGTCATCGACGAGGCCCAGAACCTGACGCCCGAGGTCCTGGAGCAGGTCCGGCTGCTCACCAACCTGGAGACCCCGACCCATAAGCTGCTCCAGATCATCATGCTGGGTCAGCCGGAGCTCCTGGAGATCCTGAGCCAGCCCGGCCTGCGCCAGCTGGCCCAGCGGATCACCGCCCGTTACCACCTGGGGCCCTTGAGCCGGGAAGAGACGGCGGCCTATGTCCGCCATCGACTGGCGGTGGCCGGCACCCAGCAACAGCTCTTTCCCGCCAGGGTGCTTGCCGGCCTCCATATTTTGAGCGGCGGCACGCCGCGGGTCATCAACGCCCTGTGTGACCGGGCCCTTCTGGGCGCCTATGCCCAGGGCAAGCCGGTGGTGGAGGGGCGGATCCTGCAGCAGGCGGCCCGGGAGGTGCTGGGCAGGCCGGCCCGGCCTCGCCGAGCCCGCCCCGCATTTCTGGCGGCCGGGACGGCGGCGGCCGTTCTCGCCTTGGCGGTTGCCGGCTGGCGCCTGCAGGCGGTGCCTGACTTGGCCGCACGCTTGGTGGATCCAGCCCCTGATCTGGCGGCGGTCGCCACCACCTTGACCTCCCCCCCGGCCGTGGCCTCCCCTGAGGAAGCCCCAGGGACCGGGCAGTCTGCAGCCGGCGCCGCCGAGGTTCCGCCCGCTGAGTCCACGGATCTGGCGTGGACCGGGGACGAGACCGCGGCCCTGGGTCTCGACCAGGCCTTCGCGGCCCTGTTCAGCCTCTGGGGTCTGGACTATGATCCGAAGGGTCCCGCCCCCTGCCGGCAGGCCGAGGCCTTGGGCCTGGCCTGCCTGGTACGCCAGGGACGGTTGTCTGACCTTGCCCAGTTGGATCGACCGGCGGTGCTCTGGCTGATTGGCGACGATGGCGCGCCGTTGTTCACCACCCTGGCGGTCCTGGATGGCGAAGAGGCCAGGGTGTCCTTTGGCGGCGCGTGGCAAGCGCTGCCCAGCCAGGACCTGCTGCGGCGCTGGTCCGGCTCCTACACCGTGCTCTGGCAGCCGCCGCCCGACTATCAGGATTCCATACGGCCAGGGCATCAGGGAACCGATGTGGCCTGGCTGGACAGGCGACTGGCCCAGTTGTTTCAGCGCCCGCCCCGGTCTGGCCAGATCCAGACCTACGATGAGGAGCTGGCCGCCCAGGTGCGGCGCTTCCAGGAGCAGCAGGGCCTGGTGGCGGACGGCATCGCGGGCGTCCAGACCATCATCCGCCTGGAAGGCGCGTTGAGTGGCCAGGGCCCCTTTCTGCGGCCACGACGGGAGTAG